One part of the Cyanobacteriota bacterium genome encodes these proteins:
- a CDS encoding photosystem II reaction center protein K — MEATILLAKLPEAYSIFDPLVDVLPLIPVFFLLLAFVWQAAVGFR; from the coding sequence ATGGAAGCCACAATTTTATTAGCAAAACTGCCTGAAGCCTATTCTATTTTTGACCCTCTAGTGGATGTATTGCCGTTGATCCCGGTATTTTTCCTGCTGTTGGCCTTTGTTTGGCAAGCTGCGGTCGGATTTAGATAA